In Conger conger chromosome 12, fConCon1.1, whole genome shotgun sequence, one DNA window encodes the following:
- the denr gene encoding density-regulated protein has translation MATTENAELGSAETRAERKAAHSDAKYPLKVLYCGVCSLPTEYCEYMPEPAKCRQWLEKNFPDVFAKMCVEHSQKHDAGDGEAPPVVEEEEKKKQKRGGRGQIKQKKKTVPQKVTIAKIPRAKKKYVTRVCGLATFDIDLKEAQRFFAQKFSCGASVTAEDEIIIQGDFTDDIIDVIQEKWPEVDDDSIDDLGEVKK, from the exons ATGGCTACTACTGAAAATGCTGAATTGGGTTCAGCAGAGACCAGAGCGGAGCGTAAGGCCGCTCACTCGGATGCAAAGTACCCGCTGAAAGTGCTTTACTGTGGAG TCTGCTCCTTGCCAACAGAG tACTGTGAGTACATGCCTGAGCCAGCAAAATGCAGGCAGTGGCTGGAGAAGAACTTTCCGGATGTGTTTGCTAAGATGTGTGTAG AACACAGTCAGAAGCACGATGCTGGAGACGGAGAAGCACCCCCTGTtgttgaggaagaggagaagaagaaacagaaaagaG GCGGCAGGGGTCAGatcaaacagaaaaagaaaacggTTCCCCAGAAAGTAACGATCGCAAAAATCCCACGAGCCAAGAAGAAATACGTGACCAGGGTTTGTGGCCTGGCAACCTTCG ACATCGACCTTAAAGAAGCCCAGCGGTTCTTCGCCCAGAAATTCTCTTGCGGTGCCTCTGTAACAGCAGAGGATGAAATCATCATTCAGGGAGACTTTACAGACGACATCATCGACGTCATTCAAGAAAAGTGGCCCGAG GTGGACGATGACAGCATCGATGACCTCGGCGAGGTGAAGAAGTAG